The following are encoded together in the Marinitoga litoralis genome:
- a CDS encoding metallophosphoesterase family protein, producing MIDIVAVSDEERSYLNIKKCDILLGCGDLSPGYLDFLMNKLKPKISLMIYGNHDKKYFQNLFKVELSDYSNTYKGLKIIHQDIINLKEILNIKKSLYISGFSGAYSYGKKPFHFSEKDAKIFKRILGRKKAFKLIKDIDIIITHSPPGLENLFEKNISAFHKGSSIMANIYMKYFPKIWFYGHIHPRYTDQILNFRIHYKNKISYLLNSVPYKYVRYDEEKKEVVEIIGEEKTVKFKDIFL from the coding sequence ATGATAGACATTGTTGCCGTATCTGATGAAGAAAGAAGTTATCTCAATATAAAAAAATGTGATATTTTACTAGGTTGTGGAGATTTATCTCCTGGGTATCTTGATTTTTTAATGAATAAATTAAAACCTAAAATTAGTTTAATGATATATGGTAATCACGATAAAAAATACTTTCAAAACTTATTTAAAGTAGAATTATCTGATTATTCTAATACATATAAAGGATTAAAAATAATTCATCAAGATATTATAAATTTAAAAGAAATTCTTAATATAAAAAAAAGCCTATATATAAGTGGATTTTCAGGAGCATATTCATATGGAAAAAAACCTTTTCATTTTTCTGAAAAGGATGCAAAAATATTTAAAAGAATATTAGGACGCAAAAAGGCTTTTAAATTAATAAAAGATATTGATATTATTATTACTCATTCACCGCCTGGATTAGAAAATTTATTTGAAAAAAACATAAGCGCATTTCACAAAGGTTCTAGTATTATGGCTAATATTTATATGAAATATTTTCCTAAAATTTGGTTCTACGGTCACATACATCCTAGATATACAGATCAAATTCTTAATTTTAGAATTCATTATAAAAATAAAATATCTTATTTATTAAATTCAGTTCCATATAAATATGTTAGATATGATGAAGAAAAAAAAGAAGTTGTTGAAATTATAGGTGAAGAAAAAACTGTTAAATTTAAAGATATTTTTCTTTAA
- a CDS encoding BMP family ABC transporter substrate-binding protein — MKNMRYDSAKEYLNAKKRGERELDFWKNRGKDGYLPSLESILNNSQIINETNLGTVEVPIKKIKGTFYESRRNAFAKNFMPLLEEDTEFAIKWMNLFEAQQEEGIRDAIIAYEFLNKFYVVEGNKRVSVLKYLDSPFIMANVRRLIPKYDEMDLNIRIYYEFLDFYEKTKINMIWFKREGGFKELEEILINYIEENKENPKEFFNFFEKFIYWNFRKIYHELNGEKLPITTGEAFLFYLKKYGIEKALLDKDLKLKVKEVIKELEEIYLEEKKNIFQEMLSPFIKSNSTQKLNIAFVYRNYIEESTWVKSHDIGRKYIEEIFGDKINTIYVENVSKDKSYDVIKELAEQNHDLIITTSVDYMNSTYKAAIDYPNTKFLNCAGYKSYRNLSVYFGRIYQPMFLTGIIAGAITKKNKIGYIAPYPMPLFIRTLNAFSLGVKTVNPHAKIIVKWTNCWINEDIESEKTLGLIKENIDVLASNMDSLTPQIIADKNKIYYIGYNVITEEKTPETYIAAAYWKWGKIYSKIVKKLLNNEWEITTSKNLEDLKRYWYGMDSKVVKLYKNKNLIPGQTEKIVGVLKELLKKGTYDIFSGPIYDTNKNLIVDRNESLLDEDLLKMNWYLDNIEGDLQKVIFNTEG, encoded by the coding sequence ATGAAAAATATGAGATACGATAGTGCTAAAGAATATTTAAATGCTAAAAAAAGGGGAGAACGAGAATTAGATTTTTGGAAAAATAGAGGTAAAGATGGATATTTACCTTCTTTAGAAAGTATTCTTAATAATTCTCAAATAATTAACGAAACAAATTTAGGTACTGTTGAAGTCCCAATAAAAAAGATAAAGGGGACATTTTATGAATCAAGAAGAAATGCTTTTGCTAAAAATTTTATGCCTCTTTTAGAAGAAGATACTGAATTTGCAATAAAATGGATGAATTTATTTGAAGCTCAGCAAGAAGAAGGTATTAGAGATGCAATAATAGCTTATGAATTTTTAAATAAGTTTTACGTTGTAGAGGGTAATAAGAGAGTTAGCGTTTTAAAATACCTAGACTCTCCTTTTATTATGGCTAATGTTAGAAGATTAATACCAAAATATGATGAAATGGATTTAAATATTAGAATATATTATGAATTTTTAGATTTCTATGAAAAAACTAAAATAAATATGATTTGGTTTAAGAGAGAAGGCGGGTTTAAAGAATTAGAAGAAATATTAATTAATTATATAGAAGAGAATAAGGAAAATCCAAAAGAATTTTTCAATTTTTTTGAAAAATTTATATATTGGAATTTTAGAAAAATATACCATGAATTAAATGGAGAAAAATTACCAATAACTACAGGGGAAGCATTTCTATTTTATTTAAAAAAATATGGGATAGAGAAAGCATTATTAGATAAAGATTTAAAATTAAAAGTTAAAGAGGTTATAAAGGAATTAGAAGAAATTTATTTAGAAGAAAAGAAAAATATATTCCAAGAAATGTTATCCCCATTTATTAAATCAAATTCAACCCAAAAATTAAATATCGCATTTGTATATAGAAATTATATAGAAGAAAGTACCTGGGTAAAATCACATGATATAGGAAGAAAATATATAGAAGAAATTTTTGGTGATAAAATAAATACTATTTATGTTGAAAATGTTTCTAAAGATAAATCATATGATGTGATAAAAGAATTAGCAGAACAAAACCATGATCTAATAATAACTACGAGTGTTGATTATATGAATAGCACTTATAAGGCTGCTATAGATTATCCAAATACTAAATTTTTAAATTGTGCAGGGTATAAAAGTTATAGGAATTTATCTGTATATTTTGGCAGAATATACCAACCAATGTTTTTAACAGGAATAATTGCTGGAGCAATCACGAAAAAAAATAAAATAGGATATATAGCTCCATATCCTATGCCATTATTTATAAGAACATTAAATGCCTTTTCTTTAGGAGTAAAAACTGTTAACCCGCATGCTAAAATAATTGTAAAATGGACTAATTGTTGGATAAATGAAGATATAGAAAGTGAAAAAACATTAGGTTTAATAAAAGAAAATATAGACGTATTAGCTTCAAATATGGATTCATTAACACCACAAATAATTGCTGATAAAAATAAAATATATTATATAGGTTATAATGTAATTACTGAAGAAAAAACTCCTGAAACATATATTGCGGCTGCATATTGGAAATGGGGGAAAATATATAGTAAAATTGTTAAAAAGTTATTGAATAATGAATGGGAAATAACTACTTCAAAAAATCTCGAAGATTTAAAAAGATATTGGTATGGAATGGACAGTAAAGTTGTTAAATTATATAAAAATAAAAACCTAATCCCAGGTCAAACTGAAAAAATTGTCGGAGTATTAAAAGAACTATTAAAAAAAGGAACATATGATATATTTTCAGGCCCTATATATGATACAAATAAAAATCTAATTGTAGATAGAAATGAAAGTTTACTTGATGAAGACCTATTAAAAATGAATTGGTATCTTGATAATATAGAAGGTGATTTACAAAAGGTTATTTTTAATACTGAGGGCTAA